Within Acidobacteriota bacterium, the genomic segment GCCCACCACATTGATTCCGCCGCTGCCGCCGTCGGTCTGAAACGCGCCGTAGGGGCCTTGCACCGGGCCGCCCTGCCCATAGGGAATTTCATTGCCCTGCGGCGGCGCATCCATCGGCGGCTTGCGCAGGCGCGCCTCCTGGGGCGGTTGTCCCTTTCCGGTGGTGGCTACTTCCTTCCGCGTCTTCGGCGGCTCTTCCTTTACTTTTTCCGGCGTATTCTTCGGCGGCGTTACCTTGGCATTGGCGGATGGCAAGTCAATTGTCTTCGGATCAACGGCCTTCGGCATGGGCTTCGGAGCGGTCTTGGGAAGTTCCGGATAGTTCAGTCCCTTGTTCTCGGTCGCCACGGTATTCTGCGTGGCCACTTTCGGCGCGGGCAGCGGAATGCTGGCCGAACTGACCAGACGCACGTTGGCCGTGCCGCCTCCGCCGCTGCGATCACCCCAGATATCGCCGGTACCGCGAATCAGCGTCGCGGTGATGCCAGCCACCGCCAGTGCCACGTGTGCGATGGCGGAGAACATCACGGGACGCTTCAGCATCTCCCGCTCGATCTCCGCATGACTCGGCATGTAGGTTGCTGTGGACATCATTGTCTGCCCGAATCGCTTACTTGTTGCTAAAGTCCCGCTAACGCCGTTGCCCCGTGGGTTCCGTTACCATGCTGATTTGCTCGATGCCGGACTGACGCAACTCATCGATCACCATGGCCACCGTGCCAAAAGGCACGCCCTGGTCGGCGCGCAAAAACACGGAGGGTTGCTTGTCCTTGCCCGTGCGCGCGAGGACTTTATCTCCCAAGTCGTGGATGTTCACCGCATCATTTCCCAGGAACAGCCGCTCGGCGCGATCAATGCTGACCACCATGCGCTCCTGCGAGATCTCGCGCACGGTGCGCGTCTTGGGCACGCTGAGGTCGATGCCGGACTGCAGCACCGGAGCGGTCAGCATGAAGATGATCAGCAGGACCAGCAGCACGTCCACGAACGGCGTGACGTTGATGTCGGAGAGCGAAGATTGCGTTCTGCCCTGTGAGTTAGTGAATGCCATTTTGCAACCTCAGATTGGACCACTTCGATCGGACTACTTCGGCGGACTTCCATTCGGATGCGGGGGGACGAAGCTCAGGTTGTACTGGACCAGTATGCAACACGGCACGCGAAGACTTGCGGCGCACCGGACTGCTACGAG encodes:
- a CDS encoding biopolymer transporter ExbD, which codes for MAFTNSQGRTQSSLSDINVTPFVDVLLVLLIIFMLTAPVLQSGIDLSVPKTRTVREISQERMVVSIDRAERLFLGNDAVNIHDLGDKVLARTGKDKQPSVFLRADQGVPFGTVAMVIDELRQSGIEQISMVTEPTGQRR